The Fortiea contorta PCC 7126 genome has a segment encoding these proteins:
- a CDS encoding HIT family protein has translation MQQLKNQFSHLTAIERNYLSFPAKFLLNQNLLRGKILDFGCGFGQDVKLLQQKGYDITGYDPHYFPQYPHEQFDTIICFYVLNVLFPEEQAHILMAISRLLKPGGKAYYAVRRDVSKEGFREHYVHKKPTYQCIVKLPFTSILADENREIYEYTHYNYQKNSPNYCIFCNPHKHLQLLTESATAYAIFDGYPLNKGHILVIPKRHVSNYFELSFKEQSACWFMVNKVQEILTTEFQPDGFNVGMNINRAAGQNIMHTSIHIIPRYKGDTVGKSGIRSVIPKS, from the coding sequence ATGCAACAACTCAAAAATCAGTTTAGCCATCTCACAGCGATTGAAAGAAATTATCTATCGTTTCCAGCCAAATTTCTTCTCAATCAAAATCTGCTGCGTGGCAAAATATTAGACTTTGGTTGCGGCTTTGGTCAAGATGTAAAATTATTACAACAAAAAGGTTATGACATTACAGGCTACGACCCACATTATTTTCCCCAATATCCCCATGAGCAATTTGACACGATAATTTGTTTCTATGTTTTAAATGTTTTATTTCCTGAAGAACAAGCCCATATCCTCATGGCAATATCACGCTTATTAAAACCAGGCGGTAAAGCTTATTATGCTGTGAGAAGAGATGTTAGCAAAGAAGGTTTTAGAGAGCATTACGTCCATAAAAAACCCACCTATCAATGCATCGTTAAACTTCCTTTTACTTCAATTCTCGCCGATGAAAATCGGGAAATTTATGAATATACCCATTATAACTATCAGAAAAATTCTCCTAATTATTGTATATTCTGCAATCCCCATAAACATCTGCAACTTTTAACCGAATCAGCAACAGCTTATGCCATTTTTGATGGTTATCCTCTTAATAAAGGACATATTTTAGTAATTCCTAAACGACACGTTAGCAATTATTTCGAGTTATCGTTTAAAGAACAATCTGCTTGCTGGTTTATGGTGAATAAAGTCCAAGAAATTCTGACAACAGAATTTCAACCTGATGGTTTTAATGTCGGTATGAACATTAATCGAGCCGCAGGTCAAAATATTATGCACACCAGTATCCATATCATCCCTCGTTACAAAGGTGATACTGTTGGCAAAAGTGGGATCAGGAGCGTAATTCCCAAAAGCTAA
- a CDS encoding class I SAM-dependent methyltransferase encodes MTSDDRYTLSTGELGAYRLSILNHIHKPYTEFLFRRVGLESGMVVADIGCGTGNVSHWLAQAVGINGAVFGVDISAAQLEQAKLNADIQGLSNIKFVEGSAYEPGLPQNSFDVVYCRFLLSHLTKPTHALKKMLELVKPGGILVCEEVDISCSFCDPPSPAYDRCIELFLAISDLRGQHFRLGASLYRCFSDIGLAAPEVCMIQSVISRGEGKHIVDLSLREGAAALIAAELTTQAEIDQMLIQLRALADDDTTAFGIFRVTQAWARNLKPL; translated from the coding sequence ATGACATCAGACGATCGCTATACACTCAGTACTGGGGAATTAGGCGCCTATCGGCTCTCAATTCTCAATCACATCCACAAACCTTATACCGAATTTCTTTTCCGGCGAGTGGGACTAGAATCAGGAATGGTAGTAGCAGACATCGGCTGTGGTACAGGAAACGTCTCTCACTGGCTAGCCCAAGCGGTAGGAATCAATGGCGCAGTTTTTGGTGTAGACATCAGCGCCGCACAACTAGAACAGGCAAAATTGAATGCAGATATTCAAGGTTTAAGCAATATAAAATTTGTCGAAGGTAGCGCCTATGAACCGGGATTACCTCAAAATTCCTTTGACGTAGTTTATTGCCGTTTTCTGCTCTCTCATCTCACCAAACCCACCCACGCACTCAAAAAAATGCTGGAGTTAGTCAAGCCTGGGGGCATACTAGTTTGTGAAGAAGTGGATATTAGTTGTAGTTTCTGCGATCCTCCTTCTCCTGCGTATGATCGTTGTATAGAGCTTTTCTTAGCAATTAGTGATCTGCGTGGTCAACATTTTCGCCTAGGCGCTAGTTTATATCGCTGTTTCTCAGATATCGGCTTGGCAGCGCCAGAAGTTTGTATGATTCAATCAGTGATATCCCGCGGAGAGGGTAAGCACATAGTTGATTTGTCTTTGCGAGAGGGTGCGGCTGCTTTGATTGCGGCTGAATTGACAACGCAAGCAGAAATTGACCAGATGCTAATTCAACTGAGGGCGTTAGCTGATGACGACACCACAGCGTTTGGTATATTCCGCGTCACACAAGCTTGGGCGCGCAACCTGAAACCTTTGTAG
- the murD gene encoding UDP-N-acetylmuramoyl-L-alanine--D-glutamate ligase encodes MLRASVIGLGKSGIAAARLLKQEGWEVELCDRNSSPTLLQQQQELATEQITVKLGNSLAFSDDNLPQLIVVSPGVPWDIPSLLKARELGIETIGEMELAWRHLQSLPWVGITGTNGKTTTTALIAAIFQAAGLNAPACGNIGYAACEVALSQKNSDNSPTIDWVIAEISSYQIESSSTLTPHIGVWTTFTPDHLSRHQTLDNYYNIKAKLLRQSQLQIFNGDDAHLGKVGLSHWPDAYWTSVKGQEYLIGAKGFYIESGWVVEKLTATSTPTPIVEVSVLRMVGEHNQQNLLMAVAAARLAGISTDAIERGVREFPGVPHRLEHICTWEGIDFINDSKATNYDAAEVGLASVKSPAILIAGGEAKAGDDTGWLAKIHSSAAAVLLIGAAADAFAQRLQAVGYTNYEIVETMAKAIPRSAELAKQHQAAVVLLSPACASFDQYPNFEVRGDDFREICLQWVANQH; translated from the coding sequence ATGCTCAGAGCTTCAGTTATTGGATTGGGAAAGTCCGGTATTGCGGCGGCGAGATTGTTGAAACAGGAAGGCTGGGAGGTAGAGCTATGCGATCGCAACTCCTCCCCTACCCTCCTTCAACAACAACAAGAACTCGCTACCGAGCAAATCACCGTTAAACTAGGGAATTCCCTAGCATTCAGTGATGATAATTTACCCCAACTCATAGTAGTCAGTCCCGGCGTGCCTTGGGATATTCCCTCACTTCTCAAGGCACGAGAATTAGGCATCGAAACCATCGGCGAAATGGAACTCGCTTGGCGACATTTACAATCCCTCCCCTGGGTGGGAATTACTGGTACAAACGGCAAAACCACTACCACCGCCCTGATCGCTGCCATATTTCAAGCAGCTGGATTGAACGCCCCAGCCTGCGGTAACATTGGCTACGCCGCCTGTGAAGTCGCCCTGTCTCAGAAAAACAGCGATAATTCCCCAACCATAGACTGGGTAATTGCCGAAATCAGTAGCTATCAAATCGAGTCATCATCCACACTCACTCCCCACATCGGTGTCTGGACAACCTTCACCCCAGATCATCTCAGTCGCCATCAAACTTTAGATAACTACTACAACATCAAAGCTAAATTATTGCGTCAGTCCCAGTTGCAAATATTTAATGGGGATGATGCTCACCTGGGCAAAGTCGGCTTAAGTCATTGGCCTGATGCCTATTGGACAAGTGTCAAGGGACAAGAATATTTAATTGGCGCAAAAGGTTTTTATATAGAAAGTGGTTGGGTTGTGGAAAAATTAACCGCAACATCTACACCAACACCTATCGTGGAAGTATCGGTTTTGCGGATGGTGGGAGAACACAACCAGCAGAATCTGCTCATGGCTGTAGCAGCGGCGCGGTTAGCAGGAATCTCCACCGATGCTATTGAACGGGGAGTGCGAGAATTTCCCGGCGTTCCCCATCGCTTAGAACACATCTGCACTTGGGAAGGAATTGACTTTATTAACGACAGCAAAGCCACTAACTACGATGCAGCGGAAGTTGGTTTAGCATCGGTGAAAAGTCCAGCAATTTTGATCGCCGGTGGTGAAGCTAAAGCAGGTGATGATACAGGCTGGCTAGCCAAAATTCACTCCTCAGCCGCCGCTGTGTTATTAATTGGTGCTGCTGCTGATGCATTTGCCCAACGCTTGCAAGCAGTGGGATATACTAATTACGAAATTGTGGAAACAATGGCAAAAGCCATTCCTAGGTCAGCAGAATTAGCCAAACAGCATCAAGCAGCCGTAGTTTTGCTCTCCCCTGCGTGTGCCAGTTTTGATCAATATCCCAACTTTGAAGTACGGGGCGATGATTTTCGAGAAATTTGCTTGCAGTGGGTAGCAAATCAGCATTAA
- the glyS gene encoding glycine--tRNA ligase subunit beta, which yields MADFLLEVGTEELPASFVSDAIAQWSTRIPQSLDAQNLTSAGVKVYGTPRRLAVLITGLPAQQPDREEEIKGPPAQAAFKDGKPTPAAAGFAKKQGVELTALQVRPTDKGEFVFINKSIPGRPVAEILTELVPQWIWGLEGKRLMRWGDGDVRFSRPIRWLVALLDEVILPIELVNGSKVVKSSRLSHGHRVLHPELVTISQANDYVTTLRSAYVIVDAEERAKIIQEQVLASVQKLNGHAEIYPYLLTEVTNLVEWPSPVVGKFADEFLNLPTEVITTVMVSHQRYFPVFKTANNKELLPNFITIANSDTSKADIVAVGNERVIRARLADGQFFYNTDLAKPLESFLPQLEKVTFQEDLGSLRLKVERIVKTAAQIANQLQLTDNQQQNIQKAALLCKADLVTQMVYEFPELQGIMGEKYALASGESAAVATAIFEHYLPRGADDILPQTLAGQIVALADKLDTLVSIFGLGLIPSGSSDPFALRRAANAVVNIVWFGNLSINLAQLLEQITTDFVAAYHKEQQTLITALRDFFLQRIRTLLQEEKQIDYDLVNAVLGENDPEYAERALKDLLDVRDRALYLQEIRNNGTLDDIYETVNRSTRLAAQGDLDTQKLEPTNLVQKELFQKASEAAFYQALVELVPQTQAAQETRNYQLLVAALRKITSTVSNFFDGEDSVLVMDSDPQIKRNRLHLLGLLRNHARVLADFGAIVKNL from the coding sequence ATGGCAGATTTTTTATTAGAAGTTGGTACAGAAGAACTACCTGCAAGCTTTGTGAGTGATGCGATCGCCCAGTGGTCAACCCGCATTCCCCAAAGTCTCGACGCCCAAAATCTCACCAGCGCTGGGGTGAAGGTTTACGGTACTCCTAGGCGTCTAGCGGTGCTGATTACAGGACTACCAGCCCAGCAACCAGACAGAGAAGAAGAAATTAAAGGCCCTCCCGCCCAAGCTGCTTTTAAAGACGGGAAACCGACACCAGCAGCTGCGGGTTTTGCGAAAAAGCAAGGTGTGGAACTAACAGCCTTACAAGTTCGCCCCACAGATAAAGGGGAATTTGTGTTTATTAACAAAAGCATTCCCGGACGCCCAGTAGCGGAAATTCTCACCGAACTAGTTCCCCAATGGATTTGGGGTCTGGAAGGTAAACGGTTGATGCGCTGGGGTGATGGGGATGTGAGGTTTTCCCGCCCGATTCGCTGGTTGGTGGCTTTGTTAGATGAGGTGATATTGCCGATAGAATTGGTAAATGGTTCTAAGGTTGTCAAGAGTTCACGCCTTTCTCACGGTCATCGAGTTTTGCATCCAGAACTGGTGACAATTTCCCAGGCTAATGATTACGTAACCACACTCCGCTCTGCTTACGTGATTGTTGATGCTGAAGAACGAGCAAAAATTATTCAAGAACAAGTCCTCGCATCTGTACAAAAGTTAAATGGTCACGCCGAAATCTACCCATATTTGTTAACGGAAGTGACTAACTTAGTAGAATGGCCTTCGCCAGTGGTCGGTAAATTTGCAGATGAATTTTTGAATTTACCTACAGAAGTAATCACCACCGTTATGGTCAGTCACCAGCGTTATTTTCCTGTATTCAAAACTGCAAATAACAAGGAACTACTCCCTAATTTTATCACCATTGCTAATAGTGACACGAGCAAAGCAGATATCGTGGCTGTTGGTAATGAAAGAGTGATCCGAGCAAGGTTAGCCGATGGACAGTTTTTCTATAATACCGATTTAGCAAAACCCCTAGAAAGCTTTTTGCCGCAGTTAGAAAAAGTCACCTTCCAAGAAGACTTAGGTTCACTGCGTCTCAAGGTAGAGCGAATTGTGAAAACTGCCGCACAAATTGCCAATCAACTACAACTAACAGACAATCAACAGCAAAATATCCAAAAAGCCGCTTTATTGTGTAAAGCTGATTTAGTAACCCAAATGGTCTATGAATTTCCCGAACTCCAGGGAATTATGGGTGAAAAATATGCATTGGCTAGCGGTGAATCAGCAGCAGTAGCCACAGCGATTTTTGAACATTATTTACCACGGGGAGCCGATGATATTTTACCCCAAACACTTGCAGGTCAAATCGTAGCTTTGGCTGATAAATTAGACACCCTCGTGAGTATCTTTGGGTTAGGTTTAATTCCCTCCGGTTCTTCTGATCCTTTTGCTTTACGTCGAGCAGCCAACGCTGTAGTCAACATTGTTTGGTTTGGGAATTTATCAATTAATTTAGCTCAATTGTTAGAGCAAATTACTACAGATTTTGTTGCCGCTTATCATAAAGAACAGCAAACATTAATTACCGCTTTGCGAGACTTTTTTCTGCAACGCATCCGCACCTTATTACAAGAAGAAAAACAAATAGATTATGACCTAGTTAATGCTGTTTTGGGAGAGAATGATCCGGAGTATGCAGAACGAGCTTTAAAAGATTTATTAGATGTGCGCGATCGCGCTTTATATCTGCAAGAAATTCGCAATAATGGCACTTTAGATGACATCTATGAAACCGTCAATCGTTCCACAAGATTAGCCGCCCAAGGCGATTTAGATACACAAAAACTCGAACCCACAAACTTAGTTCAAAAAGAACTATTTCAAAAAGCTTCCGAAGCTGCTTTTTATCAGGCCTTAGTCGAATTAGTGCCGCAAACACAAGCAGCCCAGGAAACCAGAAACTATCAACTGTTAGTAGCAGCGCTAAGAAAAATTACCTCCACAGTTAGTAACTTTTTTGACGGAGAAGACAGTGTTTTAGTAATGGACTCCGACCCGCAAATCAAGCGTAATCGGTTACATTTATTGGGATTATTGCGGAATCATGCCCGTGTTTTAGCTGACTTTGGAGCGATCGTCAAAAATTTGTAG
- a CDS encoding filamentous hemagglutinin N-terminal domain-containing protein: protein MIHQNGDTINIQGGTQTGANLFHSFEQFGVNQNQTANFISNPSIQNILGRVTGGDASLINGLIQVTGGNSNLYLMNPAGIIFGAGASLNVPAAFTATTANGIGFGDKWFNAVGTNNYASLLNNPNGFAFTQAGTIFNAGNLAVGAGQNLTLLGGTVINTGTISAPGGNITIAAIPGEQLVRITPEGSLLSLALPVETKAAINSPALTPLSLPQLLTGGNVGGATGVTVENGVVKLTGAGVTIPDTPGVAVVAHQVNVSGATGGRRISSYRLL, encoded by the coding sequence ATCATTCACCAAAACGGCGACACCATTAATATACAAGGTGGCACCCAGACAGGGGCAAACTTATTTCACAGCTTCGAGCAATTCGGAGTCAATCAAAATCAAACCGCTAACTTTATCTCCAACCCCAGCATTCAAAACATTTTAGGACGAGTCACCGGTGGAGATGCTTCCCTGATCAACGGCTTAATTCAAGTCACAGGCGGTAATTCTAATTTATATCTAATGAATCCCGCCGGCATTATTTTCGGTGCAGGTGCGAGTTTAAATGTCCCAGCAGCCTTTACAGCCACCACAGCTAACGGGATTGGATTTGGGGATAAATGGTTTAACGCTGTGGGTACGAATAATTATGCCAGTTTATTAAACAACCCCAACGGATTCGCATTTACCCAAGCCGGGACAATTTTCAATGCAGGAAATTTAGCGGTTGGTGCTGGACAAAATTTAACCTTGTTAGGCGGAACAGTCATCAACACAGGCACAATTTCTGCCCCAGGAGGCAATATTACCATTGCAGCCATCCCAGGAGAGCAGTTAGTCCGCATTACTCCCGAAGGAAGTTTGTTGAGTTTGGCTTTACCTGTGGAGACAAAAGCCGCAATTAATTCACCCGCGTTGACACCATTGTCGTTACCGCAACTATTAACAGGGGGTAACGTTGGGGGAGCGACTGGTGTGACAGTGGAAAATGGAGTAGTAAAACTTACAGGTGCTGGCGTGACGATTCCCGACACACCAGGGGTTGCAGTTGTTGCTCACCAAGTGAATGTGTCTGGTGCAACTGGTGGGCGGCGTATTTCGAGCTACAGGCTCCTCTGA